In Thermoanaerobaculia bacterium, the following proteins share a genomic window:
- a CDS encoding stress response translation initiation inhibitor YciH: MTAPRRPVVYSSGPQGSGNRCPRCGWPVDSCACAKKEEVAGPLAGQRVRVSRSSAGRGGKTVTLIAGIEGGDAILAPLAKKLKARCGAGGTVKDGLIEIQGDHGDTVMSLLAAEGYRPKKSGG; the protein is encoded by the coding sequence ATGACCGCGCCGCGCCGCCCCGTCGTCTATTCGTCCGGTCCGCAGGGGAGCGGCAACCGCTGTCCGCGATGCGGATGGCCGGTCGATTCGTGCGCCTGCGCGAAAAAAGAGGAGGTCGCCGGACCGCTCGCCGGCCAGCGCGTCCGCGTTTCGCGCAGCTCCGCGGGGCGCGGAGGCAAGACGGTGACCCTGATCGCCGGAATCGAAGGGGGAGACGCGATTCTCGCGCCGCTCGCGAAGAAGCTCAAGGCGCGATGCGGCGCGGGGGGGACGGTCAAGGACGGCCTGATCGAGATCCAGGGCGACCATGGGGACACGGTGATGAGCCTGCTCGCCGCCGAAGGGTACCGGCCCAAGAAATCGGGGGGGTGA
- a CDS encoding protein kinase: MPLSNGTKIGPYEILAPLGAGGMGEVYRARDPRLGRDVALKVLPEEFTTDRERLVRFEQEARAASALNHPGIVVVHDIGSAEGRAYIAMELVDGRTLRALLEDGAVPIRKLLDIATQLAEALAKAHDSGIVHRDLKPENVIVSKDGYVKVLDFGLARQTDRRGSDSSELPTQTGTAPGTVMGTVGYMSPEQAAGRPVDFRSDQFSLGSMVYEMSTGKRAFERGTSAETLTAIIREEPEPISTANARIPAPLRWIVERCLAKDAEDRFASTKDLARDLKSLRDHLTETSASLQSGVSAAIPIGRVRSLRRRAIAATAVAAVLAVALAISVLKPRRPPGGAVFHRLTFQRGAIWGARFTPDGGSIVYGAAWDGQPSHLYTVRADNLLSSPLDLPPAFLLGISRQSEVALAKDPIQVTTLQILGTLARAPLSGGSPREVESRVSFADWTPDGTGLAVVRDVGGRADLFYPEDHLLYASQGWASHPRFSPDGKWIAFLDHASAGDGGSVVLVSTDGRTRRTLASGFSTVQGLAWRADGKEIWFTGTAEGNARALCAVTPSGKMRTLHRVPATLTLYDIAKDGRLLVEQEDQRSSTFALAPGETRERDLSALDWSGLNGFSTDGRLVSFDETGEGGGESGSVYIRRTDGSSPLLLGTGGSGGFSSDGSWVAGYGLEGSTISLFPTAAGKSRTIRTSLVNVSSPQFVAGAMRLVVRGAEKGHNPRYFVLDAETGAARAISEEGIPFSSYTPTSPDGTRLLGLSADFRPTIYPIAGGAAVPVLGSQPREYPAGWSTDGRAIYVYLRSGSVAPVYRVDLATGKRELWKTITAPDAAGITGIAPVIVVMDGKAYAYGVTRILSSLYLVDGFR; this comes from the coding sequence ATGCCCTTGTCGAACGGAACGAAGATCGGCCCTTACGAGATCCTCGCCCCTCTCGGAGCGGGAGGCATGGGCGAGGTCTATCGCGCGCGCGATCCGCGGCTCGGCCGCGACGTCGCCCTGAAGGTCCTTCCGGAGGAGTTCACGACGGACCGCGAACGGCTGGTGCGCTTCGAGCAGGAGGCGCGCGCCGCGTCGGCGCTGAACCATCCGGGAATCGTCGTCGTGCACGACATCGGATCGGCCGAGGGGCGCGCCTACATCGCGATGGAGCTCGTCGACGGGCGGACGCTCCGCGCGCTCCTCGAGGACGGGGCCGTCCCGATCCGAAAGTTGCTGGATATCGCGACCCAGCTGGCGGAAGCGCTCGCGAAGGCGCACGACTCCGGCATCGTCCACCGGGACCTCAAGCCCGAGAACGTGATCGTCTCGAAGGACGGCTACGTCAAGGTGCTCGATTTCGGTCTCGCGCGCCAAACCGATCGGCGCGGTTCGGATTCGTCCGAGCTTCCGACCCAGACCGGCACGGCGCCCGGGACGGTCATGGGTACGGTCGGCTACATGTCGCCGGAACAGGCGGCGGGCCGCCCCGTCGACTTCCGGTCGGACCAGTTCTCCCTCGGATCGATGGTCTACGAGATGTCGACCGGCAAGCGCGCGTTCGAACGGGGGACATCGGCCGAAACGCTGACGGCCATCATCCGCGAGGAGCCGGAGCCGATCTCGACCGCGAACGCCCGCATTCCCGCGCCGCTCCGGTGGATCGTCGAACGCTGCCTCGCCAAAGACGCGGAGGACCGCTTCGCCTCGACGAAGGATCTCGCGCGCGACCTGAAAAGCCTGCGCGACCACCTCACGGAGACGTCGGCGTCTCTCCAGTCCGGCGTCAGCGCCGCCATTCCCATCGGGCGGGTGCGGAGCCTGCGCCGCCGCGCGATCGCGGCGACCGCCGTCGCGGCAGTCCTCGCGGTCGCTCTGGCGATCTCCGTCCTGAAACCCCGCCGCCCGCCGGGCGGGGCCGTCTTCCATCGGCTGACGTTCCAGCGCGGCGCGATCTGGGGCGCGCGCTTCACGCCCGACGGGGGATCGATCGTCTACGGCGCCGCGTGGGACGGGCAGCCTTCCCATCTGTACACCGTCCGGGCCGACAACCTCCTCTCGTCGCCGCTCGATCTCCCTCCCGCGTTTCTCCTCGGCATCTCGAGACAGAGCGAGGTGGCGCTCGCGAAGGATCCGATTCAGGTCACGACGCTGCAGATTCTCGGAACGCTCGCGAGGGCCCCCTTGTCCGGGGGCTCGCCCCGCGAAGTCGAAAGCAGAGTGTCTTTCGCCGACTGGACGCCGGACGGCACCGGGCTCGCCGTCGTTCGCGACGTCGGCGGCCGTGCGGACCTCTTCTATCCGGAGGACCACCTCCTGTACGCGTCGCAGGGATGGGCCAGCCATCCGCGGTTCTCGCCCGACGGAAAGTGGATCGCGTTCCTCGATCACGCGTCGGCGGGCGACGGCGGCTCGGTGGTGCTCGTGTCGACCGACGGCCGGACGCGGAGGACGCTCGCCTCCGGATTCTCGACGGTTCAGGGGCTGGCCTGGAGGGCCGACGGGAAGGAGATCTGGTTCACCGGGACCGCCGAGGGAAACGCGCGGGCGCTCTGCGCCGTGACGCCGTCCGGAAAGATGCGGACTCTTCACCGGGTCCCGGCGACTCTGACGCTCTACGACATCGCCAAAGACGGCCGGCTGCTCGTGGAGCAGGAGGATCAGCGTTCCAGCACCTTCGCCCTGGCGCCCGGGGAGACCCGGGAGAGGGATCTGTCGGCGCTCGACTGGAGCGGCCTCAACGGATTCTCGACGGACGGAAGGCTCGTGTCCTTCGACGAGACCGGCGAGGGCGGCGGCGAAAGCGGCTCCGTGTACATCCGGAGGACGGACGGATCCTCTCCCCTCCTGCTCGGGACCGGCGGGTCCGGGGGCTTCTCCTCGGATGGCTCCTGGGTGGCCGGTTACGGATTGGAGGGCTCGACGATCTCGCTCTTCCCGACGGCGGCGGGGAAGTCGCGCACGATCCGGACCTCGCTCGTGAACGTCAGCTCGCCGCAGTTCGTCGCCGGCGCGATGCGGCTCGTCGTGCGGGGCGCCGAAAAGGGTCACAACCCGCGGTATTTCGTCCTGGACGCGGAGACGGGCGCCGCCCGGGCGATCAGCGAAGAGGGAATTCCCTTTTCGAGCTACACGCCGACTTCCCCCGATGGAACGCGTCTGCTCGGCCTCAGCGCCGATTTTCGTCCGACGATCTACCCGATCGCCGGAGGAGCCGCGGTTCCGGTCCTCGGATCGCAGCCCCGCGAATACCCCGCCGGCTGGTCGACCGACGGACGGGCGATCTACGTCTACCTCCGCAGCGGAAGCGTGGCTCCCGTCTACCGCGTCGATCTCGCGACGGGGAAGCGGGAGCTCTGGAAGACCATCACGGCGCCGGATGCGGCGGGAATCACCGGCATCGCCCCCGTCATCGTCGTCATGGACGGCAAGGCCTACGCCTACGGCGTGACGCGGATCCTTTCGAGCCTGTACCTCGTCGACGGCTTCCGGTGA